GTCTCAGGCACCCAGTTCCGCGACGAGCGTGTCTGCGATGTCGAGCGCGCTGTAGTAGTCGATGCGGAACGACGTCTCGCCGAGCGGGTAGACCTGGCCGCTCCGGATGGCCGGCGCGTTGGCGAACACCGGCTCGTCCACGAGGCTCTCGAGCGTGTCGTCGCCCCCCGAGACGAGGAGCACCGTGTCGGCCGTCAGCGTCGCGACCGCGTTCTCGACGGAGAGGAACGCGAAGTCGCTGCGCGCCTGCTCCGAGGTGTCGAGTCCCTCGGGGGCTGCGGCGATCGCGAAGCCCAGCGACTCGAGCAGGTCGGCGTGCGGGCTGCCCGCCTTGGCGAAGGCGGTGTCGTTCTCGGTGCCGTTGTAGACGACGGCGTTGGCCTCGCCCTCCGGGACCTCGATCGCGGAGGCGGCGTCCTCGATCTCCGCCTCGTACGCGTCGAGCGTCGCATCGACGTCGTCCTCCAGGCCCGTGGCCTCGCCGAGGGCGACGGCGAGCTCCTGCCAGGACTGGCTGCCGTAGTCGAGCGCGACGGTCGGCGCGATCTCGGAGAGCTGGTCGTAGGCGTCGGCGGTCGTGTCGGCGCCCGACGTCGAGATGACGATGAGGTCGGGCGCGGCGGCGATGACCGCCTCGAGGTCGAGATCGAGGTCGGGGTACAGCTCCTCCAGGCCCCGCTCCTCGGCGACATCCGCCCACTGGGAGAAGAAGCCCCGGTCATCCGTGATCGAGCTCACCGTCGTCGCCGCGCTCGCCGTCACCGGCGCGTCGATGGCGAGGAGCGTGCCGGTGATCGTGACGGAGGTCGAGACGATGTTCTCCGGCTGGGCATCGATCGTCGTCTCGCCGAGCTCGTGCTCGATCGTGCGAGGCCAGGAGCCCTCGTCGGTCGATGCCGCCGAGGGGTCGTCATCGGCACGGCTGCTGCAGCCTGCGACGGTGGCGGCGAGCGCGGTGGCCACCACGACGGCGACGACGCAAGGGAGGGAGTTGTTCATGCGTTTCCTCTCGGGACGCGCCCATTCGGCGAACGGGCGGAAGACGCGGTCGCCGGGCAGTCGTCGGGCACGACCGCTGCCACGCCTCGCGCGGCTGGCCGGAGACCCAGCCGACGCTAGTTTAGGATTGCCTAAGTCACAGCACATCGCTGTGCCCGGACACACCGTCCCTGCCTCTGGACATCCGCATGCACACCGCACAGCTCGTCGACTCCGTGCGGCACACCCATGGCGAGCACGAGCTCACATGGGTCGCCGCGGGCGAGCTGCGCCTGACGATCGGCGTCCGGGAGTGGACGGTCGACGCCGCCCGCGCGCTGTGGATCCCCGCGGGCATCCCGCACCTGGTCCGCCCCGCCCGGAACGCCCTCGCGCTGCCGCTGTTCTTCCCGTCCGCCCGCTGGCCGAGCCCGTACGCCGAGCCTCGCGCGGTGCCGAGGTCCGAAGAGCTCGACGCGCTGGCTCGAACGCTCGCCCAGCCGGGCCTCGCGACGCCCAGCACGCTCCACGCATCCCGACGGCGACTCCTCGACATCGTCGCGGCCGCGGAGGCGCCGGGGCTGCCTCTGCCGCACGATCCGCGCGCGAGGGAGATCGCCGACGCCCTGGTGGCCGATCCGTCACGCCCGGAGACCCTCGAGGAGTGGGGCAGGATCATCCATGTCAGCGCCAAGACGCTCCAGAGATCCTTCTCCTGCGAGACCGGGATGCGCTTCCCGGAATGGCGCACCCGACTGCGGCTGCGCACCGCGCACCGCCTGCTGACGTCCGACGAGACCATCGCCTCGATCTCGTCGCGCGTCGGCTACGCCAGCTGCACCGCCTTCATCGACGCGTTCCGGCGCGAGTACGGCGACACCCCCGCGCACCTGCGGCGCACGGGCGACCTCTCCGCCGCGTAGGCGGGCCGTCGCGGAAGACGCCCCGCCCCTCGGAGTGCGATCGCAGGCTCAGATGCGACACTTCCGGCATGGGCTTCCTCATCCGTGTCGCCGTGAACGCCTTCGCGATCTGGGTCGTGAGTCTCGTGCCGTTCCTGCACGTCACGATCACCCCGTTCGCACCGGGCGGCGACCTGCAGCTGGTCATCAGCCTGCTCGCCATCGCCGCGCTCTTCGCCGTCGTCAACACGATCGTCGGCACCGCGATCAGGATCGTGGCCTTCCCGCTGTTCGTGCTGACCCTCGGGCTCTTCTCCCTTCTCCTCAACGGCATCCTGCTGTGGGTGACCGCCTGGGTGATGAGCCCCTGGGACTGGGGGCTCAGCCTCGACGGGTTCTGGCCGGCCGTGCTCGCCGGCATCCTCCTCAGCCTCATCAACTGGGTCTTCGGCATCCTCCTGCGCCCGCAGAAGAAGCGCCGCTGATCCCGCGGGAGACCTCGCGCCCTCAGAACGACCCACCGCCCTCGCGGCCCGACCGTTCCGGCGTCTGCTCCGGACGGAAGCCGAAGACCTCGATCGTCTCCGCCTCGCCGAGATGCGCGAGCCGGTCCCGGACGCCCTCGAGGCGCGGATCGGCCGACGCGTCGAACTCGCGCGCCGTCTCGACGTAGGAGTCGAGACGATGGGCGGGGAGGAGGAGATCGGCCGGCGTGCTCGGAGGATCGTAGGTCCGCTCGACGAGGACGGTCCCCTCGGACCCCGTCGCATGCGGGTGTCCTCCGCCCGCGAGCAGCGGCACGGGATCGTCGTCGTGACGCAGGGCGACGACGAGGGGCCCTCCGCCCGCATCGGCCTCCACGGGCGCGCCGAGCGTCACGAGCGTCCGCACGTCGTACCCGCCCTCCGCCACGAGCCAGCTCGCGATCATGCCTCCCTGCGAGAAGCCCACCGCGTGCAGCGGATCGCCGGGGCCCGCACCGGCGTCCCGCAGAGCGAGCTCCACGGCCTCGTACGCCTGGGACCGCTCGCCCACGTAGAGCTTCAGGTTCGACGCCCAGTCGAGCACCGTCCCCTCCTCCGACTGCGTGCCGGCGACGTAGAGGGCGAACTCCCGCGAGCCGTCCGGCATCGTGTACCGCTCCACCCGGATCGTCGCGTCGGACCCGTCCGGCACCCGCGACGCCATGTCGCCGATCGATCGCGGTGCGGCCGCCGGCGCGCCGGGCGTGGCGGGAAGCATGCGCGGCCGAGCCGCACGGCCGCGCAGACGCTGACCGGGCGGGATCCTCCCGAAGCCCCTGTCGCGGAGCACCTCCATCGGGAAGGAGAGGAACGCCAGCATGCGCGGCACCGAGATCCCGAACATCCCCAGCAGCGCGTTCGGGCCTCCCCGCAGCTGCCGCTCGAACTCCCGGCCGTGCTCGCCGCGCCATTCGACGAGCATCCGCTCCGCCTCCTCGGTCGCGCCGGGGCTGCGCGCCTCGAGACCGCGTGCGCGCTGCTCGATCGACCGCAGCAGGTCGTCGTGCGGACGGCCGTGCGGGAGCCCGAGCATGAGCACCCTCGCCTGCAGCTCGACGAGCTCGTACACGTCGGCCGCGAACCGCATGGCGGCGGCGAGGTCGGCGGTGCGCGACGCCTCCTGCGCGATGTGCCCGGCGGCGGCGAGGATGCCGGAGGTCGGGATGAGGGTGTCGGCGAGCGGGTACGCCGCCGCGCGCATCTCCGACGCGGCGCCCTCGAGACGCGCGGCGTCGGCGGTCACCCGGGCCGCCAGCCCGCGCAGCTCCTCCGGGTCGACCGCGACCGCGCCGCCATGACCGACGTCCATCGTCACGCCGCCGGGAAGAGGGTCGTCCGAGCCGCCGACGCGAGCGCCTCCGCCTCCGCGTCACAACGGAACCCGAGGCCGTGCAGGGCCGCCACGAGATCGCGCGACGACGCCCGGAAGCGATCCGCTGCCTCCGATCTCCACATCGTGAGCATCGAGACCGACGCGAGCGAGGACGCCGCCTCGCGCACCTCGGTCGCGACGCCGTCGATCCGTCCCCGCGCGACGCCGACCAGGCGCCGCAGCTCCTCTTCCGTCATCATGGGATCCACTTTCGCGCTCCCCGCGCGCCCGCGAGCCGGCCCGCGACGATCTGTGGAGAGGCCTCCGCGTGTCCCTCCCCTGTGCACACGATGACCGGTCTCCCAGGCCGCTGAGTATGATCGGAAAGGCAGCCACGCCGCTGTCCCGCCTGCTCACTCCGGCCGTCCGCCGTCCGAGCGAGCGGCCCCTCTCGATCCGGAGGCTCATCGTGACCGCATTCCCCCCCCAGCCCCTGAGCCCGCTCGACGGCCGCTACCGGAGCGTCGTCTCGCCACTGGCCGAGTACCTGTCGGAGGCGGGTCTCAACCGCGTCCGCGTGGAGGTCGAGATCGAGTGGATCATCACCCTCACCAACAACTCGCTCTTCGGCACGACCCCGCTCTCGCAGGACGACAAGGCGCGCCTGCGCGCGCTGTACCTCACCTTCGGACAGGCCGAGATCGACTGGCTCGCCGAGCGCGAGGCCGTCACGCGCCACGACGTCAAGGCCGTCGAGTACCTCGTGCGCGATCGCCTGGAGCAGCTCGGGCTCGCGGCGCTCGCCGAGCTCACGCACTTCGGCGCCACGAGCGAGGACATCAACTCGCTCGCCTACGCCCTCACCGTCAAGCGCGCCGTCGCCGAGGTGTGGCTGCCGGCCCTCCGCGCCGTCGTGGAGAAGCTGCGCACGCTGGCGCTCGAGCACGCGGACGCCGCCCTGCTCTCGCGCACGCACGGTCAGCCGGCCACCCCGACCACCGTGGGCAAGGAGCTCGGCGTCTTCGTGTGGCGCCTGGAGCGCGTCGTCCGCCAGATCGAGGGCTCCGAGTACCTCGGGAAGTTCTCCGGCGCCACGGGGACGTGGTCGGCGCACCTCGCCGCAGCCCCCCACGTCGCGTGGCCCAACATCGCCCGCGGCTTCGTGGAGTCGCTCGGCCTCGCCTTCAACCCGCTCACGACGCAGATCGAGTCGCACGACTGGCAGATCGAGCTGTACGACCGCGCGAAGCACGCGGGGGGCATCCTCCACAACCTCGCGACCGATGTCTGGGCCTACATCTCGCTCGGCTACTTCGCGCAGATCCCCGTCGCGGGCGCCACGGGCTCGTCGACCATGCCGCACAAGATCAACCCCATCCGCTTCGAGAACGCCGAGGCGAACCTCGAGATCGCGGGCGGCCTGTTCACCACCCTCGCGCAGACGCTCGTCACCTCGCGCCTCCAGCGCGACCTGACCGACTCCTCGACGCAGCGCAACATCGGCGTCGCCCTCGGCCACTCGCTCGTCGCGCTCGACAACCTGCTGCGCGGGCTCGACGAGATCTCGCTCTCGCGCGACGCGCTGGCGGCCGACCTCGACGCGAACTGGGAGGTGCTCGGCGAGGCCGTCCAGACGACGGTGCGCGCCGAGATCGTCGCGGGGCGCTCGCAGATCAGCGACCCCTACGCCCTCCTCAAGGAGCTCACGCGCGGACGTCGCGTCGGCGCCGCCGAGCTCGCCGAGTTCGTGGAGGGACTCGACATCGGCGACGAGGCGAAGAAGCGCCTGCTCGCGCTGACGCCCGCGACCTACACGGGCCTCGCCGAGCAGCTCACGCGCACCTACCTCTGAGGCGGCGCCGTCCGCGGAGGCTCCCCGGAGGCTCTGCGGACGGCGCCGGCAGGAGGAGAGAACGCCGTGGTGGGGAGGACGACCCCAGCGCGGCCATCCCCCTGCCGGCGCCTCCTCCTCTCAGCGCCCGCCGGCCCGCGCACGCCGCGCCGCGGACCCGCGCGTCTCAGTCGTCGGCAGAGTCGTGCAGCGACTCGTCGTCCAGCAGCGGCAGGTCCGCGCGCGTGACGAGCTGCGACGACACCGCGTACTCGACGAGCCGTGCGCGGCGGTTCGTCGCGAGCCTCCCCGTGCCGCCGCGCAGGCCCTGCACGCCCATCCGGTCGAGCTTGTCGCAGACGTTGTCGAGCTTGCGGTTGAACTTGCTCATCGTCCAGCCGAGGCGCGCCGCCGCCGCGCTCGAGGACGGCAGCTCGCTCACGCTCACTCCCTCGCGGCGCAGCATGGGCTCGGCGAGCGCGACGATGAGCACCCGCTGCAGGGGCGTGAAGCTCACGGGCATGACGGTCGCCTCCCCCGTCATCGAGGTCTGCACCTGGCTCGCCACGGAGTAGTGCGCCTCGTCCGTGTGGAGGGCGATCTCGTAGGTCGTCGGCCCTGCGGTGAAGACGATGACGCTCTGCGCGAAGACGATGGGCATCCGCGCGCCGGGCGACAGCCACGACTGCACGGCGCCGCCCGCGCTCGAGACCGTCGGGGCGAGGCGTGAGCCGACGTTCGCCAGCCACCACAGGCCCTCATGGAACGACAGCTCGAGGAAATGCCGGTGCAGATACGGATTGTCGTCGACCGAGAGGTCGCCTTCCCTCCCGATCGTGAACCGGGCGTGCGGGCTCACGGTGTGCCACTCGCCCGCGAACTCGACGCGCAACGGCCTCTCCGTGCCGGGCATGGTGTCCGTCGGGACGCTCTCGGACAGGCTGGCCGGGTTCTCGGCCATGGCGGACCTCCATCGTGCGATCGTCCGGGCGGACGGAGAGCGGACGGCGTGCGCGCGTCGGCGCGGTTCTCACCCGCTCGATGACCGGAGCGCCCCCGACCGCGTACCGCGGCCGACGGGCGCATGACGCTCCTATGCTAGGGCCGCGGGGTGCACGATTCCCCGCCTTGACATGGGCAGTTCGACCCATCGGATGCGCTCAGTGCGACGGCAGGCCCCGGCGCTCGAGGGCCGCGCGCGCGTTCTCCCGGCCGTGCAGGCCCGCGACATCGCGCACGCGCGCGACGACGGCGGAGATCCAGCTGCCCGAGCGCCCCTGCGAGGCGTTGTACGCGTCGAGCTCCTGCTCGTACGCGGCGACGTCGGCGCGCTGCGTCTCGCGATACCCCTCGCGCGAGCGGACGGCGCCCTGCGGCAGACGGGGCTTGATGCCCGCGGTGTCGTCCGGATCGGGCCATCCGAGCGCCACCCCGAACGCGACGGCAGACCGCTGCGGCAGGCCGATCTCGGCGGCGGACGCCTCGGGACGGTTGCGCAGCGATCCGAGGTAGCAGGTTCCGAGACCGAGCGACTC
This window of the Microbacterium sp. AB genome carries:
- the purB gene encoding adenylosuccinate lyase, with translation MTAFPPQPLSPLDGRYRSVVSPLAEYLSEAGLNRVRVEVEIEWIITLTNNSLFGTTPLSQDDKARLRALYLTFGQAEIDWLAEREAVTRHDVKAVEYLVRDRLEQLGLAALAELTHFGATSEDINSLAYALTVKRAVAEVWLPALRAVVEKLRTLALEHADAALLSRTHGQPATPTTVGKELGVFVWRLERVVRQIEGSEYLGKFSGATGTWSAHLAAAPHVAWPNIARGFVESLGLAFNPLTTQIESHDWQIELYDRAKHAGGILHNLATDVWAYISLGYFAQIPVAGATGSSTMPHKINPIRFENAEANLEIAGGLFTTLAQTLVTSRLQRDLTDSSTQRNIGVALGHSLVALDNLLRGLDEISLSRDALAADLDANWEVLGEAVQTTVRAEIVAGRSQISDPYALLKELTRGRRVGAAELAEFVEGLDIGDEAKKRLLALTPATYTGLAEQLTRTYL
- a CDS encoding alpha/beta hydrolase family protein, yielding MDVGHGGAVAVDPEELRGLAARVTADAARLEGAASEMRAAAYPLADTLIPTSGILAAAGHIAQEASRTADLAAAMRFAADVYELVELQARVLMLGLPHGRPHDDLLRSIEQRARGLEARSPGATEEAERMLVEWRGEHGREFERQLRGGPNALLGMFGISVPRMLAFLSFPMEVLRDRGFGRIPPGQRLRGRAARPRMLPATPGAPAAAPRSIGDMASRVPDGSDATIRVERYTMPDGSREFALYVAGTQSEEGTVLDWASNLKLYVGERSQAYEAVELALRDAGAGPGDPLHAVGFSQGGMIASWLVAEGGYDVRTLVTLGAPVEADAGGGPLVVALRHDDDPVPLLAGGGHPHATGSEGTVLVERTYDPPSTPADLLLPAHRLDSYVETAREFDASADPRLEGVRDRLAHLGEAETIEVFGFRPEQTPERSGREGGGSF
- a CDS encoding FHA domain-containing protein; its protein translation is MPGTERPLRVEFAGEWHTVSPHARFTIGREGDLSVDDNPYLHRHFLELSFHEGLWWLANVGSRLAPTVSSAGGAVQSWLSPGARMPIVFAQSVIVFTAGPTTYEIALHTDEAHYSVASQVQTSMTGEATVMPVSFTPLQRVLIVALAEPMLRREGVSVSELPSSSAAAARLGWTMSKFNRKLDNVCDKLDRMGVQGLRGGTGRLATNRRARLVEYAVSSQLVTRADLPLLDDESLHDSADD
- a CDS encoding helix-turn-helix transcriptional regulator, translated to MHTAQLVDSVRHTHGEHELTWVAAGELRLTIGVREWTVDAARALWIPAGIPHLVRPARNALALPLFFPSARWPSPYAEPRAVPRSEELDALARTLAQPGLATPSTLHASRRRLLDIVAAAEAPGLPLPHDPRAREIADALVADPSRPETLEEWGRIIHVSAKTLQRSFSCETGMRFPEWRTRLRLRTAHRLLTSDETIASISSRVGYASCTAFIDAFRREYGDTPAHLRRTGDLSAA
- a CDS encoding phage holin family protein yields the protein MGFLIRVAVNAFAIWVVSLVPFLHVTITPFAPGGDLQLVISLLAIAALFAVVNTIVGTAIRIVAFPLFVLTLGLFSLLLNGILLWVTAWVMSPWDWGLSLDGFWPAVLAGILLSLINWVFGILLRPQKKRR
- the fepB gene encoding Fe2+-enterobactin ABC transporter substrate-binding protein encodes the protein MNNSLPCVVAVVVATALAATVAGCSSRADDDPSAASTDEGSWPRTIEHELGETTIDAQPENIVSTSVTITGTLLAIDAPVTASAATTVSSITDDRGFFSQWADVAEERGLEELYPDLDLDLEAVIAAAPDLIVISTSGADTTADAYDQLSEIAPTVALDYGSQSWQELAVALGEATGLEDDVDATLDAYEAEIEDAASAIEVPEGEANAVVYNGTENDTAFAKAGSPHADLLESLGFAIAAAPEGLDTSEQARSDFAFLSVENAVATLTADTVLLVSGGDDTLESLVDEPVFANAPAIRSGQVYPLGETSFRIDYYSALDIADTLVAELGA